From the Verrucomicrobiota bacterium genome, one window contains:
- a CDS encoding glutaredoxin family protein encodes MSHIIPTLYVKTGCPWCEQVINYLDENKIKYDKVVVTGDEEAFSEMRQLSGQTKAPTMDWDGQVLADFGVEELIEFLKDKSEN; translated from the coding sequence ATGAGCCATATCATACCAACACTGTATGTGAAAACTGGATGCCCCTGGTGTGAACAAGTCATAAATTATCTTGATGAAAATAAAATTAAATACGACAAAGTAGTGGTAACTGGCGACGAAGAGGCTTTTAGCGAAATGCGTCAGCTCTCAGGACAAACAAAGGCTCCCACTATGGATTGGGATGGGCAAGTTCTCGCTGACTTTGGCGTTGAGGAACTTATAGAATTTCTCAAAGATAAATCGGAGAATTAA
- a CDS encoding MerC domain-containing protein yields the protein MDSNFFRTFSEHHSWLDRAAITMSLICAVHCLITPVILVILPIVASTFWVHEQFHLWMLFLVIPTTSLAIFMGCRKHKDRWVIAFATIGICLLITALTREVTGFTSACASCHVCSGPANQMSAETIFKDNAISLHALINTLGGAFLVTGHGRNFWLCRKVSCTPQNCC from the coding sequence ATGGACTCGAATTTTTTTAGAACTTTTAGTGAGCACCATAGCTGGCTTGACCGAGCAGCGATCACTATGTCACTTATTTGTGCTGTGCACTGTCTGATTACACCAGTTATACTAGTAATATTACCGATCGTAGCTTCGACTTTCTGGGTGCACGAGCAATTTCATTTATGGATGCTCTTTTTGGTCATTCCAACTACTAGTTTAGCTATTTTCATGGGCTGCAGAAAACACAAGGATAGATGGGTGATCGCATTTGCTACAATTGGCATCTGTTTACTCATCACCGCGCTTACGAGGGAAGTAACAGGGTTTACATCAGCATGCGCTAGTTGCCACGTTTGTTCAGGGCCAGCAAATCAAATGTCGGCAGAGACCATTTTCAAAGATAATGCTATTTCCTTACACGCTTTAATCAATACCCTGGGGGGGGCCTTTTTGGTGACTGGCCATGGTCGCAATTTCTGGCTATGCCGTAAGGTCTCCTGCACCCCTCAGAACTGTTGCTAA
- a CDS encoding tetratricopeptide repeat protein yields MTKYEKLGDQFAQEGKTLEAIRFYQKAINQDGKNISSILKLGSQLYNSNDYQAVINHYQKHISSYPNYFELYYNLGKTYCRLGQYKRALSVFIKAKQLQPKFLETYLETASILARLGQLNKAIENSREAIQVNPTSHKVHSNLLFYMNMDPAYTNEKLFAEYKNWNKLHTQDCVVYDKYLNSLNTEKQIRLAFVSPDLRNHVVGHIIQPFFKHYDRNRFQITCYYNHNSKDQHSEEIRSLVDKWYDVFDLTNDALAEKIHQEKIDILVDMVGHMNGNRLMAFAQRPAPIQVTQTGFPNTTGLSAMDYRISDFYLDPPGLTDDYHSEKIIRLDSPGILYNPPENSPPVAAAPFLENGHITFGCLNNYVKVSELAVKTWSLILNALPDSKLLLLVAEGEDVTEALHRRFLKYSISPDRIQPAPLCDRENFLLLHHHVDIALDPFPYTGFFSSVEALWMGVPVITISGKNGGERHGVSIYNYLERTEWIADSYQEYIRIALKLAKDKQILQKTRQELRQEVQNSPLIDGQLFTREISKVYSEMWKNWCQSQQ; encoded by the coding sequence GTGACCAAGTATGAAAAACTCGGAGACCAATTCGCTCAAGAGGGAAAAACACTTGAGGCCATTAGGTTTTATCAAAAAGCTATAAACCAAGATGGCAAGAACATATCAAGTATCCTCAAGCTAGGCTCGCAGCTCTATAATAGCAACGACTACCAAGCTGTTATAAATCACTATCAAAAGCATATCTCATCTTATCCAAATTACTTCGAGCTCTATTACAACTTAGGCAAAACCTACTGCAGACTCGGACAATACAAAAGAGCTCTTTCTGTATTTATAAAAGCAAAGCAGCTACAACCAAAATTCTTGGAAACATATCTCGAGACCGCATCTATTCTTGCTCGATTAGGACAACTAAACAAAGCAATTGAGAATTCCAGGGAAGCTATACAAGTTAACCCCACATCTCATAAAGTTCATAGTAATCTTCTCTTTTATATGAACATGGATCCTGCTTATACAAATGAGAAACTCTTTGCCGAATACAAAAACTGGAACAAGCTACATACACAAGATTGTGTAGTTTATGACAAATACTTAAACTCACTTAATACCGAAAAACAAATCAGACTAGCATTTGTCTCACCAGACCTCCGAAATCATGTTGTAGGTCACATCATACAACCATTCTTTAAACATTATGACCGTAATAGGTTTCAAATTACTTGCTACTATAATCATAATTCAAAAGACCAGCACAGCGAAGAAATACGATCGCTTGTAGACAAATGGTATGATGTCTTTGATTTGACCAACGATGCACTAGCAGAGAAAATACACCAAGAAAAAATAGATATCCTTGTTGACATGGTTGGACATATGAATGGTAATCGATTGATGGCTTTTGCCCAGAGGCCTGCCCCTATACAAGTCACTCAAACAGGATTTCCTAATACTACGGGTTTAAGTGCTATGGATTATAGAATTTCAGATTTTTATTTAGATCCACCAGGGCTTACTGATGATTATCACTCGGAAAAAATTATCCGACTAGATAGCCCAGGCATACTGTATAATCCACCCGAAAATAGCCCACCAGTAGCAGCAGCTCCTTTTCTAGAGAATGGACATATTACCTTTGGATGCTTAAATAATTATGTCAAAGTCTCTGAGCTCGCAGTTAAAACTTGGAGCCTTATTCTTAACGCCCTTCCTGATAGTAAGCTCCTCTTGCTTGTAGCTGAAGGAGAGGATGTTACAGAAGCTCTCCATAGAAGATTTCTAAAATACAGCATATCTCCGGATCGTATCCAGCCCGCTCCGCTGTGTGATCGAGAAAACTTTTTGCTATTACATCATCACGTTGATATTGCCCTTGACCCATTTCCCTATACAGGTTTTTTCTCTAGTGTAGAAGCACTTTGGATGGGAGTTCCCGTCATTACCATCTCGGGGAAAAATGGCGGGGAACGCCATGGAGTTAGTATTTACAATTATCTTGAGAGAACTGAGTGGATTGCTGATAGCTATCAAGAGTACATTCGTATTGCCTTAAAATTAGCTAAGGATAAACAAATACTTCAAAAGACTCGTCAAGAGTTACGCCAAGAAGTTCAGAACTCTCCTCTAATAGATGGCCAGCTTTTTACCAGAGAAATAAGCAAAGTCTATAGCGAAATGTGGAAAAATTGGTGCCAAAGCCAGCAATAA
- a CDS encoding PEP-CTERM sorting domain-containing protein: MNQSTLLNKIYLLIAVYLTHASYTSAAVILDFTSRGLNLSTSDVTVDVTNNSVSATGTKDPFLSGGFSSILASGTFDLKISALSSEGGINNFNPVDWSGINDISTSLIATNARGWGVKDSELGGVSRIDQGEAIFFEFDFSGLTLGANDLVVLSGLSGGENYAIHKQISPTLGLEIASVTEEGSVILDEVVQDGDLFALSSTGNRRKFLETLTIDIVTIPEPSTYTLIILGVGALVILRYRLASRGRN; the protein is encoded by the coding sequence ATGAATCAGAGCACTTTACTAAACAAGATATATCTTTTAATAGCCGTATATTTAACTCATGCTTCTTATACCAGTGCAGCAGTGATCCTTGATTTCACCAGCCGAGGGCTGAATCTTAGTACCTCAGATGTTACTGTTGATGTCACAAACAATAGCGTGTCTGCTACTGGCACAAAAGACCCTTTCTTATCAGGCGGATTTTCATCTATCTTAGCATCCGGGACGTTTGATCTTAAGATCTCAGCTTTGAGCTCGGAAGGCGGAATCAATAATTTTAATCCAGTAGATTGGAGCGGTATTAATGATATCTCTACTTCATTGATTGCCACAAACGCTAGAGGTTGGGGAGTTAAGGATTCTGAACTGGGTGGTGTGTCCAGGATAGATCAAGGTGAGGCGATCTTTTTCGAATTTGATTTTAGTGGATTAACACTAGGTGCAAATGATCTGGTTGTGTTGAGCGGGCTAAGCGGTGGTGAAAATTATGCGATTCATAAACAAATAAGTCCGACTTTGGGTTTAGAAATTGCCTCTGTTACTGAAGAAGGTTCAGTAATTTTGGATGAAGTAGTCCAAGATGGTGATCTTTTTGCGTTGAGTTCTACAGGTAATCGCAGAAAATTTCTTGAAACATTGACTATAGATATCGTAACGATACCTGAGCCCTCTACATACACACTGATCATTCTGGGTGTTGGGGCATTAGTTATATTAAGATATCGCTTGGCCTCGCGTGGCCGCAACTAA
- the xylA gene encoding xylose isomerase: MEYFKDVPVIPYEGSDSKNPLAFKHYNADEVIDGKSMSEHLRFAAPYWHVMRNPLADPFGQGTALMPWDDQSDSLENALTRVDVFFEFLEKIGIDYYCWHDRDIAPEMNDLGKSNELLDAVVAKLKEKQKETGKKLLWGTACLFAHPRYAQGAATSPNFDVYAYAAAQVKKAIEATKELNGLGYTFWGGREGYGSLINTNMKRELDHLGAFLHMAVDHAKKIGFTAPFYIEPKPKEPSTHQYDSDSAACLNFLREYGLMDYFKLNIETNHAELAGHTVEHDLTVAANAGMLGSIDANRGDQLIGWDTDQFPTNIYQTTQVMLIVLEMGGFVTGGLNFDAKRRRESHEPVDLFHAHIGGMDAFARGLKIASAIRADGRLGKFIKERYASFDTAAGTMIEEGKSSFEELEKYALQSGEPTIASGRQEMLENLINEFI, encoded by the coding sequence ATGGAATATTTTAAAGACGTACCTGTAATACCTTACGAAGGATCTGATTCAAAAAATCCCTTAGCTTTCAAGCATTATAACGCAGATGAGGTCATTGATGGCAAAAGCATGTCCGAGCACCTTCGCTTTGCGGCGCCTTATTGGCATGTGATGCGTAATCCTTTGGCAGACCCATTTGGCCAAGGAACAGCGTTAATGCCCTGGGATGATCAGTCTGATTCTTTAGAAAATGCACTTACTCGAGTGGATGTTTTCTTCGAATTTCTTGAGAAAATTGGAATAGATTATTATTGCTGGCACGACCGCGATATTGCGCCAGAGATGAATGATCTTGGAAAATCTAATGAACTCTTAGACGCAGTTGTAGCAAAGCTCAAAGAAAAACAAAAAGAGACTGGTAAGAAACTACTTTGGGGAACTGCCTGTTTGTTTGCCCATCCACGCTACGCTCAAGGAGCTGCGACTTCTCCAAACTTCGATGTTTATGCATACGCTGCAGCTCAAGTGAAGAAAGCCATTGAAGCAACTAAAGAGTTAAACGGCTTAGGATACACTTTTTGGGGAGGCCGTGAAGGTTATGGATCTTTGATTAACACCAACATGAAGCGAGAATTAGATCACCTTGGAGCCTTCCTACATATGGCGGTAGATCACGCCAAGAAGATAGGATTCACAGCACCTTTTTACATAGAGCCTAAGCCTAAAGAACCCAGCACTCACCAATATGATAGTGATTCTGCAGCATGCCTCAATTTCTTACGTGAGTATGGGCTCATGGATTATTTCAAACTCAATATTGAAACGAACCATGCGGAGCTGGCGGGCCACACTGTAGAGCACGATCTAACTGTTGCTGCTAATGCTGGGATGCTTGGTAGTATCGATGCGAATAGGGGAGATCAATTAATTGGTTGGGACACGGATCAATTTCCTACCAATATTTACCAAACTACTCAAGTCATGTTAATAGTTCTAGAAATGGGTGGTTTTGTCACAGGTGGTCTTAATTTTGACGCGAAAAGACGCAGAGAATCTCATGAACCGGTGGACTTATTCCATGCTCATATTGGAGGAATGGATGCTTTTGCTCGAGGTCTTAAGATTGCATCAGCTATTCGAGCTGATGGGCGTCTAGGGAAATTTATCAAAGAACGCTATGCGTCCTTTGATACTGCAGCTGGCACGATGATTGAAGAAGGTAAAAGTAGTTTCGAAGAGCTAGAGAAATATGCCCTACAGAGTGGAGAGCCTACAATAGCCTCCGGACGCCAGGAAATGCTCGAGAATCTTATAAACGAATTCATTTAA
- a CDS encoding MarR family winged helix-turn-helix transcriptional regulator has protein sequence MSNINDNTLTESPIAAGEIEPLDINDCICFGIRKASRAITQICDDSLKRSKLRSTQFTILLALSQKGSITIGKLAEELWIDPTALSRNLKPLVRENYLEIQPGSDQRTRFISLSEKGKIKTDEALNHWKETQEKLRTLFTESDLAQIKGSLNMLLESIKDHR, from the coding sequence ATGAGTAATATTAATGATAACACATTGACAGAATCTCCCATCGCCGCTGGAGAAATTGAACCATTAGACATAAACGATTGTATTTGCTTTGGCATAAGAAAAGCTAGCCGAGCCATTACACAAATTTGTGATGATTCACTAAAACGCTCAAAATTACGTTCCACGCAATTTACTATTTTATTAGCACTATCACAAAAAGGTTCCATTACTATTGGTAAACTTGCAGAAGAACTATGGATTGATCCCACCGCTCTGAGCAGAAACCTAAAACCGCTTGTAAGAGAGAACTATCTTGAAATCCAACCAGGATCGGACCAGCGCACTCGCTTTATATCATTAAGTGAAAAAGGAAAGATAAAGACAGATGAAGCTTTAAATCATTGGAAGGAAACTCAAGAGAAACTTAGAACACTTTTTACTGAGAGTGATTTGGCTCAAATCAAAGGCTCTCTCAATATGTTATTAGAGAGCATAAAAGATCATCGTTAG
- a CDS encoding adenylate/guanylate cyclase domain-containing protein gives MLLNFKKRRGISLAIICMVCLAPVFLVVTIELIGLGKFPPFIQRAHSYVNNTFYLGELNIRDNLAWHGKKAPIDDDLVYLAVDNASIVLDHLWEEDFEASEALRLMKSGWPYPRSVYAYILDRLFDAGAKVVILDFLFLTPTENDFILKASLDKYRDKVVVGANYSNATLPNGNVVIKLDIPYETIITQKDPLDKRIAYVNFPNDEDDIIRNLDFYKANNTTSITARALEILGEDQYIHGIEKRQIIRFGEKAGAGYLPHSVANIFVDSYWENNYQNGDFFKNKIILLGPYGNWSQDYHMTPVGNMPGPELHLNALAAARHAHFISETPIWMQCIIVLLSALLAWILSISMRQPLFRAVLILLTNGLFLGLLFYLYNAYSFYLIAFAPLFVFNSGSIFSLALEYAFDWMEKNRVRSMLDTYVSKNVVKQILDSPDAYMESLGGVRKPVTVFFSDVRGFTTMTEAVSDSQQFVTQLNEYFTAMVDCVFDHNGTLDKFIGDAIMAVWGNTTSEGIELDAKNGVKASLAMLNELDRLNADWQRRGMIPFKIGMGLNYGEVIVGNMGSLKKKEFTVIGDAVNLASRLEGVTKTYGIEFCMGESIAELVKDEFIIQTVDLIKVKGKTKPVEVFTVHSEKVNIDQEAYTWLEHFEKGIILYRNKSFVKAEESFNLAYSLNPEDSLCSLYVKRSQDCQFSPPPEEWDGVYEMKTK, from the coding sequence ATGCTTTTGAATTTTAAGAAAAGAAGAGGTATCAGCTTAGCAATCATCTGCATGGTATGCCTGGCTCCTGTTTTCTTGGTTGTTACTATTGAGTTAATAGGTCTGGGCAAATTTCCTCCTTTTATCCAAAGAGCTCATAGCTATGTCAATAACACTTTTTACCTAGGAGAATTAAATATCCGAGACAATTTAGCATGGCATGGCAAAAAAGCTCCTATTGATGATGATCTTGTTTATTTAGCAGTAGATAATGCATCCATCGTTCTTGACCACTTATGGGAGGAAGATTTCGAAGCCTCTGAAGCATTACGTTTAATGAAATCTGGTTGGCCTTATCCACGCTCGGTTTATGCCTATATACTAGATCGGTTATTTGATGCAGGCGCTAAAGTTGTGATCTTGGATTTTTTATTTTTAACACCCACTGAAAATGATTTTATTCTTAAGGCAAGCTTAGATAAATATAGAGATAAAGTTGTAGTTGGAGCAAACTATAGCAATGCAACACTTCCTAATGGTAATGTTGTGATCAAATTAGATATTCCCTACGAAACAATTATTACTCAAAAAGATCCCTTAGATAAGCGCATAGCCTATGTAAATTTTCCTAATGACGAAGATGATATTATAAGAAATCTTGATTTCTATAAAGCTAACAATACCACATCTATTACTGCGCGAGCTTTAGAAATTCTCGGGGAAGATCAATATATTCATGGGATTGAGAAGCGGCAAATCATACGCTTTGGAGAAAAGGCAGGAGCAGGCTATTTACCTCATTCAGTAGCTAATATATTTGTAGATTCTTATTGGGAGAATAACTATCAGAATGGAGATTTTTTTAAAAATAAAATTATCTTATTGGGGCCTTATGGTAATTGGTCGCAGGATTATCATATGACTCCAGTGGGTAATATGCCAGGGCCTGAGCTACACCTTAATGCTTTAGCAGCCGCTAGGCACGCTCATTTTATATCAGAGACTCCTATTTGGATGCAGTGTATCATAGTTCTCCTAAGCGCATTGCTTGCTTGGATCTTATCCATTTCTATGAGGCAACCTCTTTTCAGGGCTGTTCTAATTCTGTTAACGAATGGATTATTTCTTGGCTTATTGTTCTATCTTTATAATGCATATAGTTTCTATCTTATCGCATTTGCTCCTTTGTTCGTCTTCAATTCAGGAAGCATATTCAGCTTGGCTCTTGAATATGCTTTTGATTGGATGGAAAAAAATCGGGTAAGATCTATGTTAGATACATATGTCTCAAAAAATGTGGTCAAGCAAATTCTCGATAGCCCCGATGCTTATATGGAATCTTTAGGAGGGGTTCGTAAGCCAGTAACTGTTTTTTTCTCAGATGTTCGCGGCTTCACAACCATGACAGAGGCTGTATCTGACTCCCAACAATTTGTCACACAGCTCAATGAGTACTTCACGGCGATGGTTGATTGCGTATTTGATCATAATGGGACCTTGGATAAATTTATTGGTGACGCCATTATGGCTGTCTGGGGTAACACCACAAGTGAAGGTATAGAGCTAGATGCTAAAAATGGAGTGAAAGCATCACTGGCTATGTTAAACGAGCTAGATCGTCTTAATGCAGATTGGCAAAGACGGGGAATGATTCCATTTAAGATTGGTATGGGGCTTAATTACGGTGAGGTCATAGTCGGCAATATGGGGTCTTTGAAGAAGAAAGAGTTTACTGTCATCGGCGATGCAGTGAATTTAGCATCCCGCTTGGAGGGTGTCACAAAGACATACGGGATTGAGTTTTGCATGGGAGAGAGTATTGCAGAGTTAGTGAAGGATGAATTTATTATACAGACGGTTGATCTTATCAAAGTCAAAGGTAAGACAAAGCCCGTGGAAGTATTCACGGTGCATAGTGAAAAAGTTAATATTGATCAAGAAGCCTACACGTGGTTAGAGCATTTTGAGAAAGGAATAATTCTTTATAGAAATAAGAGCTTTGTTAAGGCTGAAGAGAGTTTCAATCTAGCATACAGCCTAAACCCTGAAGATAGTCTGTGCAGTTTATATGTTAAGAGAAGCCAAGACTGTCAGTTCTCACCACCACCTGAAGAATGGGATGGGGTCTATGAAATGAAAACTAAATAA
- the hrpB gene encoding ATP-dependent helicase HrpB, producing the protein MSLPVNAKGPEILKGLKEKKRVILMAPTGSGKSTQIPQILVKAGYAKQGKILVLQPRRLAARMLARRVAEEMGLTLGKEVGYQVRFENCTREWTSIVFMTEAILLRTILRNPKLEGISAIVFDEFHERHLEGDVLLAWALYLQVSKGQDVKIVVMSATLDSDRLEKFLQPVQLVQSETRQYDVSIRYEGNAKSGRHTLRSRGREEPIWERAAGVVKRVIREKVDGDILIFMPGGIEIRRTIKCLEGYNFGERVVVLPLHGELPPDKQDEALLPRQQRRIIVSTNVAETSLTIEGVTIVIDSGLARVNRFDPSRGINSLTVEKISQSSAAQRAGRAGRIAPGRCYRLWSRFEQEHLPQTELPEIMRIDLAEILLTLKGFGVEDFKSFPWFEMPSQSLLDQALVVLKDLGALVGETEMLSDEGRRMLSFPLHPRFSRMLLEAERRNCIQGACLAAALLQGRDIFLRKVDRKVQQKRESLFGEISDSDLLLQMHAWNWTKQKGFDRHDCDSIGVHGLSALEVDKSFQQLLNLSKEMNLFPKNNQATRQENISSLLQCFLVAFSDQVACRLDGGSMRCEMVHRRTGEISRNSVVRNSKIVIAVRVRETDSFTAGKGVQTFLEQVSRVDEVWLRELFPNDFAEKNELAFDKQNRRIVVLQGQIFRDLTLHLVKKDALPGVESSGLLAQEIAKGNLVLKHWNYEVEQWILRLNQLAQWCPELELPMINQEDKRLLLEQICEGAISYKQIKERAVMPIVQKWLSQQQLSALQQHAPERIKIHDKRSAKVEYHPEKAPTIRVKIQDLYDAPVNYPIAMDRVKCCVEVLAPNMRPVQISDDLESFWEEGYEKIKLELRRRYPKHEWR; encoded by the coding sequence ATGAGTTTACCCGTAAATGCTAAAGGTCCAGAAATATTAAAGGGGCTAAAAGAGAAAAAGAGAGTCATCCTAATGGCTCCAACCGGTTCGGGAAAGTCTACACAGATTCCACAAATTTTAGTCAAAGCAGGTTATGCCAAACAAGGGAAAATTCTAGTTCTGCAACCTAGACGTCTAGCTGCTCGAATGTTGGCGCGTCGTGTTGCCGAAGAAATGGGGCTCACGCTGGGAAAGGAGGTGGGCTATCAAGTTCGCTTTGAAAATTGCACGAGAGAATGGACTTCAATCGTCTTTATGACTGAGGCGATTCTACTGCGCACAATACTTCGGAATCCGAAATTAGAAGGTATCTCGGCTATAGTCTTTGACGAGTTCCATGAGCGACATCTAGAAGGAGATGTCCTTCTAGCTTGGGCACTGTATTTACAAGTTTCAAAAGGACAAGATGTAAAAATAGTGGTCATGTCTGCAACTTTGGACTCAGACCGTTTAGAAAAGTTTCTTCAACCTGTTCAGTTGGTTCAATCAGAGACTCGCCAATATGATGTATCGATTAGGTATGAAGGTAATGCAAAAAGTGGTCGGCATACTTTGAGATCGAGAGGGCGTGAAGAGCCTATCTGGGAGCGCGCTGCTGGAGTTGTTAAAAGAGTGATTCGAGAAAAAGTAGATGGCGATATATTAATTTTCATGCCTGGAGGTATAGAAATTCGAAGAACCATTAAGTGTTTAGAAGGCTATAACTTTGGAGAGCGAGTAGTTGTCTTGCCATTGCATGGTGAATTGCCCCCTGATAAACAAGATGAGGCTTTGTTACCGCGCCAGCAGAGACGCATTATTGTATCGACAAATGTTGCAGAGACATCCTTGACCATTGAAGGGGTGACCATTGTGATTGATAGCGGGCTTGCGCGTGTCAATCGATTTGACCCGAGTCGCGGGATCAACTCATTGACCGTTGAGAAGATCAGCCAATCCTCAGCTGCCCAAAGAGCGGGTAGGGCAGGGCGTATTGCTCCGGGTAGGTGCTATCGGCTTTGGTCTAGGTTTGAGCAAGAACATCTCCCGCAAACCGAACTGCCTGAAATCATGAGGATTGATTTGGCGGAGATTCTATTAACGTTGAAAGGCTTTGGCGTGGAAGATTTTAAAAGCTTCCCATGGTTTGAAATGCCTAGCCAAAGTTTATTGGATCAGGCCTTGGTAGTATTAAAAGATTTGGGAGCTTTAGTTGGTGAGACTGAAATGCTTAGTGATGAAGGCAGGCGTATGCTTAGCTTCCCCTTGCATCCTAGATTTTCTCGTATGTTGCTTGAAGCTGAGCGTCGGAATTGTATTCAAGGAGCTTGTTTAGCTGCGGCTTTGTTGCAGGGAAGAGATATTTTCTTACGAAAGGTTGATAGAAAAGTTCAACAGAAAAGAGAATCTTTATTTGGTGAAATCAGTGATTCGGATCTCTTGTTACAAATGCATGCCTGGAATTGGACCAAGCAAAAAGGGTTTGATCGACATGATTGTGATTCCATAGGTGTCCATGGGCTTTCAGCTTTGGAAGTAGATAAAAGTTTCCAGCAGCTATTGAATCTCTCAAAAGAAATGAATTTGTTTCCCAAGAATAATCAAGCTACCAGACAAGAAAATATTTCCAGCTTGCTACAGTGCTTTCTTGTGGCCTTTTCCGATCAAGTGGCATGTAGGTTAGACGGTGGGTCTATGCGTTGTGAAATGGTTCATAGGCGCACAGGCGAAATTTCACGTAACTCTGTCGTCAGGAATAGTAAAATCGTAATAGCTGTGCGTGTAAGGGAAACGGATAGCTTTACTGCTGGAAAAGGTGTGCAAACATTTTTAGAGCAAGTAAGTCGAGTGGATGAAGTATGGCTTAGGGAACTCTTTCCAAATGATTTTGCAGAAAAGAATGAATTAGCTTTTGATAAACAAAATAGACGAATTGTAGTTCTTCAAGGTCAGATTTTTCGAGATCTTACGTTACACCTAGTTAAAAAAGATGCCCTGCCAGGTGTAGAATCTAGTGGACTTTTGGCACAAGAAATTGCAAAAGGCAATCTTGTGCTAAAGCATTGGAACTACGAGGTAGAACAATGGATTTTGAGACTCAATCAGTTGGCTCAATGGTGTCCGGAATTAGAATTACCTATGATTAACCAGGAAGATAAGAGATTATTACTTGAGCAAATATGTGAAGGAGCAATTAGCTATAAGCAAATCAAGGAAAGAGCTGTTATGCCAATAGTTCAAAAATGGCTCTCTCAACAGCAGTTGTCTGCCTTACAGCAGCACGCACCTGAACGCATCAAAATTCATGATAAGAGATCGGCTAAGGTGGAGTATCATCCCGAAAAAGCTCCTACTATTCGTGTAAAGATTCAAGATCTCTATGATGCGCCTGTCAATTACCCTATTGCTATGGATAGAGTAAAATGTTGCGTTGAGGTGCTAGCGCCGAATATGAGACCAGTTCAAATATCAGATGATCTAGAATCCTTTTGGGAAGAGGGGTATGAAAAGATCAAATTGGAATTGAGGCGTCGCTACCCCAAGCATGAATGGAGATAG